ATTCGGTTCTGTCGCAGCGCATGATCGGCGCGCTTCTGCCACCTTATTTCAAGAAGCCACAGCCGATCACCGATCGCGATATTGATTACGCCATGGATACAGGCCGCTATACATTCGTCATTGTGATTCCGCCGCATTTCGAGCGCGACGTTCTCGCCGGCCATTTGGAGGAAGATCAGACCTTATGGGCTTCCGTGCAAGTGAATGTCGATGCCACCGCCATGGTCCAGGCGGGACTCGGCTCAGGCTATATCCAACAGATCCTGACGACCGAGGTCCAAAATTTCGTCTCGCATAATGAGGGCGATCTCCTGTCGCGGAGCCAGAACATCCCAATGTCGCCGGTGACGCTCGCCGTGCGCATCCTGTTCAATCCGAATGCCGATTCGTCTTGGTTCATGAGCGTCATGGGCATCGTCAACAACGTGACCATGCTGGCGATCATTCTCGCTGGCGCGGCGGTCGTGCGCGAGCGCGAGCATGGCACGATGGACCATCTTCTCGTCATGCCGGTGACGCCGTTCGAGATCGCAATGGCGAAAATCTGGGCCAATGGCCTCATCATCACGGTTACGGTCGGCCTTTCTCTCATCCTGGTCGTGCGCGGTCTTCTTCACATCCCGATTATCGGCTCCGTGCCGTTGTTCGTGGCCGGAACCGCTCTCTATCTGTTTTTTGCCACCGCTGTCGGCATCTATCTTGCGACCATCGCCCGCACCATGCCGCAGCTCGGGCTCCTCTATATGCTCGTCGCCATGCCGCTGAATATGCTGTCCGGCAGCATGACTCCGCTCGAGAGCATGCCGATGTGGCTGCGCACGATCATGCAGATGTCGCCATCCACCTATTTCGTGTCCTACGCGCAGGCCATCCTTTTTCGCGGCGCCGGCTTCGCTATCGTCTGGCCCAAATTCCTGGCGGTTGGTCTGATCGGGAGCCTGTTTCTTTTTCTGGCGCTCCGCCGGTTCCGCAAAGTGGCCGCGCAGACGCTTGGATGAGTCGAGGAGTCATGGCGCTATTCGTAACGAAATTTATGTAAATCTATCTATACCCCGTTTGTAGCGGCCAATTGAAAAATTCAACATCGTCGAATTTCGACCATTTCGCATCGCCGACAAGTGTCCTGCGCGCTTTTATCCGGCGTTCCGCCTCTTGACTGAAGCTTTGGTTCGACCGATTTAACAGTTCTAGCCGGGTGATTTCCCTATCGGTACCCGGTAGACGTTTGCGTCCCGACAGGGCACGAGGTCGGTCCGAGACATGGATCGGGTCCCAATGAGCGATGATCGGTCCGCTGCTGGCGCGGCTGCGGAAGCACATTTGCGCGCAGCCATCGCGGCCGGCAGTTGCGCCACGTTCGAATACGATATCGATGCGCGGATCATCCAATGGGTCGATGCGGCCGGCTGGATTTCCGGAGAACCGCAATTCATTTGCTGGGATGCGGCGGCTTTTACCAAGATGCTCGAGCCGGCCGACCATTTGCAAATGCGCCATGCGGTGCGCAGAGCGTTGCGAACCGGTCGGCTGGACGTTCGTTTCCATATCAGGCAAGCCGATGGTCGGATGCGTTGCCTGCGGGCGCGCGGCCAGCTCTTGCGCCACCAGCTCGGCCGGCGCGCGGTTCTGATCGGCATCATCCTCGATATTGCCGAAGAAAAGCAGATCGAAGCGCAGCTCCGCGCGCGTGAAGAGCATCTACGCCTCATTCTAGAAACCGTGCCCGATGCGATGGTCATCATCGACGAACTCGGAACGATCCAATCTTTCAGTCAGGCCGCCGAGCGGCTGTTCGGCTGGCGTGCGGAGGAGGTCGTCGGCATCAATGTCCGTGTGCTGATGCCGGAGCCCGATCAAAGCCGGCACGACGGCTATTTGCAACGTTATCAGCGAACGGGCGAGCGTCGGATCATCGGTCTTGGCCGTGTGGTGACTGGGCAGAGGAAGGATGGCTCGACCTTTCCGATGCATCTTTCCGTCGGTGAGATGCCGGGTGTGGGGCGGCGCAGCTTCACGGGTTTCGTTCGCGACCTCACCGAACGGCAGGAGAATATGGCGAAGCTGCAAGAGTTGCAGGCCGAGCTTGTCCATGTCTCCCGCCTGCTAGCGATGGGTGAAATGGCCTCGAGTCTTGCGCATGAGCTGAACCAGCCTTTGACGGCGATCGCTAATTACATGAAAGGGTGTCGCCGGCTTTTGCAGAATATCGATCATCCGCAGCGGATGACGATCCAGGATGCGTTGGACAAAGCTGCCGACCAGGCCGTGCGCGCGGGGCAGATCATCCGGCGGTTGCGCGATTTCGCGGCGCGTGGCGAAACCGAGAAGAAAATCGAGCGGATCGTCAAAGTGGTGGAAGAGGCCAGCGCTTTGGCCCTCGTCGGCGCTCGCGAGCTTGGCGTTAGGGTGCGCCAGGATGTCGCTCCCGGAGTCGATTTGGTGCTCGTCGACCGGGTTCAGATCCAACAGGTGCTGGTCAATCTCTTTCGCAATGCGCTGGAAGCGATGGAGGCGACGGAGCATCGCGAACTGCTTGTGGCTTTGGCGCCTGCCGCCGATATGATGGTGGAGATCGCGGTCGCCGATACGGGCCATGGTATAAAACCCGAAATTCTGCCCAGGCTCTTCGAGCCTTTCACGACGTCGAAGGACAATGGCATGGGTGTCGGTCTGTCGATTTGTCGGACTATTGTCGAGGCACATGGTGGTAAAATGTGGGTCGAGCCGAATCCCGTCGGTGGCACGGTGTTCCGGTTCACCCTCATGGCCGCGAAGGAGGAAAGGGACGACGACAATGGCTGATGCGACCGTCCATGTCATCGACGACGATGCGGCATTGCGGGATTCGCTCGCTTTTCTGCTCGGCTCCGCGGGTCTCCTCGTGCGCAGCTTCGAATCGGCGCAAGCCTTTCTTCAGGAGCTTGCGAGCATAGAAGCGGGCTGCGTCGTCACCGATATCCGTATGCCGGGCATCGACGGGCTCGAGCTTTTGCGGCTGCTGCAGGAAATGGGCAAGGGATTGCCGGTGATCGTCATGACCGGCCATGGCGACGTGCCGCTCGCGGTCAAGGCCATGCGGCTCGGGGCGGCCGACTTCGTCGAAAAGCCGTTCGAGGACGAGGTTATGATCGACGCGGTCCGCTCGGCTTTGACGAGCAGCATGCCGCTCCCGCCCGCCGGCATCAGTGATGAGATGGCGCTCCGGATTGCCTCGCTCAGCCGCCGCGAAAGGCAGGTTCTGTCCGGCCTTGTCGAAGGCCAGACCAATAAGGAAATCGCCCGTCAGTTCGATTTGAGCCCGCGCACGGTCGAGGTCTACCGGGCGAAGCTCATGACCAAGATGCAAGCCAATAATATTTCCGAACTGGTACGCTTCGCCATGCGGGCCGGAGTGACCGGCGGATGATCCAGATCAATTTAAGTCAATCGATTTCGATTCAAGATATGCGAGCTTGGGGGCGTGACCCCAGAAGGGCAGGGGTGTCCCGATCTCGCGATGCAAAAGCCGATTCAGTCCACTATCATCATTGTCGATGATGACGCTCAGGTTCTCCGCTCCCTATGTTTCCTGCTGGAGACAGAGGGCTATTATGTTTTGACGTTTGGTTCGGCGGTCGAGCTTTTGAATCGGCCGCATCTGCCGGAAAACGCTTGCCTCGTGGTTGATTACCGTATGCCTGTCATGAACGGTCTCGATCTCCTGACGCATGTGCGAGCGAAATTTCCTTATGTTCCCGCACTGCTCATCACCGGCCATCCAGATGCGACGATCGAGCCGCGTGCCGCTGATCTCGGCATCAAAGTCGTGCACAAGCCGCATCTCGATGACGGCCTTTTGCAAGCCATCCGTGATACGCTCGCTGGCAGTGTCGGCTGACGCAGCGGAACCCGCGCACCTGTCCGCCGGAATTTGCGCTCTATCTCTCGGGTGCCGAGGACCGTAAGGTTGGTCATGGGTCCGTTCGCGGGCCAAGGCGTCATCCTTATGGGCTCCCCGAGCATCGATGTTTCAGACCACCGAAACTCTGGTCTTTCTCCTGTTTGTAATCGCGGCGGTTTCCGCCATCGCGCAGCGGCTGAAAGTTCCGCCGGCCATTCTTTTGGTGCTAACCGGCGTTATTTTTGCGCTGATGCCGCGCCTGCCTGCTGTACAGCTTGCGCCGGAAGTGGTCTTGCTTCTCGTCCTGCCGCCAGTCATTTACGCCGCGGCCGTGGCGATGAGTTGGCGCGAGTTTCGCGTCAGTCTGCGTCCGATCTCGCTGCTCGCGGTGGGCTGCGTCGTGTTTACGACGGTTGCCGCCGCTGCCGCGACCCATTGGCTTTTGGGTCTGCCCTGGGCCGTCGGCTTTACCTTGGGGGCGATCATATCGCCTCCGGATGCGGTGGCGGCCCTGTCCATTTTGCGCCGCATGCAGCTTCCTAGGCGCCTCATCGTCATTCTGGAAGGCGAGGGCCTCGCCAATGATGCGACGGCGCTCATCCTTTATCGGTTTGCGGTGGTTGCCGTCAGCGTCGGTTCGTTTTCATTCGGCCACGCCGTAGGAACCTTTGCTGCCATTGTCGTCGGCGAGATTCTCTGGGGCATTGGCGTCGGCTGGACCATGCTGCGCCTGCGCCATTGGGCCGATGGTCCGCGCACCGAGATCCTTCTCTCGATATTGACGCCATTCCTCGCCTATTGGCCGCCGGAGTATTTCGGCGGCTCAGGTGTTTTGGCGACGGTCGCCACCGGACTTTATTTCAGCGGCAATGGCTTGCGGCTCATCAGTGCAGCGACGCGCCTGCAAGGCATCTTCTTCTGGGATTTTTTCATTTACGTCATCGAAGGCTTGGTCTTTCTCATCACAGGCCTGCAGGCGCGCAGCCTGATCGCGGGCATCAGCCAATATCCGATTTCCGATCTCGTCACATCCGCCGTCGTCGTCAGCGGCGTTGTGATTCTGTCGCGCTTCGTCTGGATGTTTCCGATCGCCTATCTTCCGCGCGGGATCATGCGGCTGTTCTGGCACAAGCATCAAGAGCCGTCCTGGCAGGGGTCGTTCGTGGTCGCATTCGCTGGAATTCGCGGCATCGTCTCGCTCGCCGCCGCGCTGGCGATCCCGCTCGTCACCGCTGATGGGACACCTTTCCCAGATCGTGATTTGATCCTCTTTCTCACCTTTGTCGTCATACTCGTGACGCTCGTCGGGCAGGGCCTCTTGCTGCCATGGGTGATCCGCATGCTGGGCCTTGCCCATGCCGGGCGGCGCGAACGCCATGCCGACAAGGTCGAGGAAATTCACGCGCGGCATCAAGCGATCGAAGCCGTGCTCCGACGCCTCGACCAACTCACCGCCGAGCGCCAATTGTCGCAGGATGTCGTCACGCCCCTGCGCAACCGTCACCGTGACCGGCTGAGACATGCCGATGATCGCGACGGCGATAGCCGGCAAAGCCAGCGTGTCGCGACGACGGAGGAGATCGAATTTCTGCTGATCGCCGCCGAAAGAGATTCGATCAACGAGCTTTACCGTACTGGTCAATTAAAGGACGAAGCGCGCCGCAGGATCGAGCGCGAACTTGATCTGCGCGATGCGCAGTTGGCCAATCTGCGCGCGCAGGACTGATACCGCGGCCATCGTTCGATAAAATAGATACAATAAAACCAATTATTTGCACAGTTGCCGCCGAGCTGTCCATTTGGTTTGGACAAGTCCGTAGACCTACGTAAGGGACCGCCCGAAATTTTCTGCGATCCGAAGGCCCGATAAACCGTCTTCACCAAACAGGAGATGACTTCGATGCTTTCGATCCAGCAGCCAAATGTCAGCGCCATACACAGCGGCACTCGGGTGGTTCCGCAAATTGGCATCGATACGGAGCTTTTGGCGGGGCACCCGCAGACGGTCGGTGTACAGTTCACCTATCGCGCCGAAGAAGAAATCTACGGCGAGGCCGAGCCTGCCGAGTTCAGCTATAAAGTCGTGTCCGGCGCGGTTCGGTCCTATAAGCTTCTCGCCGATGGTCGCCGGCAAATCGGCGCCTTTCATCTCCCCGGCGATCTCTTCGGACTCGAAGCCGCGGATGCGCATCAGCTCACTGCCGAGGCCGTGGTCGAAACCAAGGTCGTGCTGTTGAAGCGCCGCTCGCTCGATGCGCTCGCCGCGCAGAATGTCCAGGTCGCTTATAAGCTTTGGACCGCCGCGGCCGAAAATCTCCGCTGCGCCGAGCAGCGTATGTTGCTTCTTGGCCGTAAGACGGCGCAGGAGCGCGTCGCGAGCTTCCTCGTCGAAATGGATGATCGTTGCGGCGCCAAGGGGATGATCGACCTGCCGATGTCGCGTCGCGATGTTGCCGATTATCTCGGCCTGACATTGGAGACTGTTTCACGCGCGATCTCGCAAATGCGGAGCACTGGCATGCTGCGGCTGGCGAGCGCCCGCCATGTCGAATTGAATCGCGCTAAGCTCCTCCACGCGATGGATGCTTGAGGCGAGCCTCAAATCTGATTTGGAATAAGAGCGGCGCATTGGTCTGTGCCGCTCTTCGCTTATGTAAGATATCGCGGAACTGTCATCGGCCGCGCGATTGACTTGCCACTGCTTGCGACGGATATTACGCGCGTCGACAGCGCCACATCTGTGCCGTGTGTGCTTCGCTTTCGAATGCACCGTCGCTGCGCTCAATTGACCGGACCGATGTCGTTCATTTTTTGCGACATTGCGCTATGCTGGCCGAATCACTGGACGTAAGTGGATCGTGATCATGCTGCGCGTGCTGTTGCCCCTCGCTTTTGCTCTCGTCGTGCCTATTGACGCATTCGCGGAGCAGCCGCGCCTCCTCGACGTGCTTTCGATCTATCGCGACTTGAACGATATGTGCCGAGATCCGTCCGCCGACGACCACCATAAGCTTGCGGCTTGCGATGTTCGCGAGAAAGTCAGCCGGCTTTTGAACCGGATGGGCTATTGCTACGGAAAAGACGGTCAGGACGCAGCCGCCGTGCATTGGCATAAATGTGTGGCGCACGAGATTTTCTGAACCGTCGCTGCTTTGTCCTGCCTAAGCGCATGCGTTTCAGTTGGACGGTTCATCTTGCCTGCTGGTGACGAGATGCGCGTGCCGGCCAATTCTCCCCTCGCGGCGATGTACGAAGGCGCGAAACAGGGCCTTGTAGCCTGATTGACTTTGCGACGATTTGCGACGCATATACGCGCATCGACAGCGCCCATTCTATGCGCTGCGCCGATTTCGAAAGGCCGCCCCATCGGGCGGCTTTTTTATGTCCATTGATGCATGATGGCGAGGCCTTGCATGGTGAGATTCAGCGCCGGGCAGGAGCTTGCGCGACGTCTCCTTGAAGGACCGCAGCGCTATACATGCCTCGCCGGCGGCACGCGCTCGGGCAAGACCTTTCTGATCGTTCATGCCATCGTCGCGCGGGCGCTTATCGCCCCCGAGTCGCGCCACGCCATCTTGCGCTTTCACGCCAATGCGGCGCGCGCTTCGATCGCGCTCGATACGCTGCCCAATGTCATGCGGCTGTGCTTTCCGCGCACGAAGCTCAAGGAACATCGCCAGGACGGCTTCTTCGAACTGCCGAACAAGGCCCGTATCTGGGTCGGCGGCCTCGACGACAAGGAGCGCGTCGAAAAGATCCTCGGGCTCGAATATGTCAGCATTTTTTTAAACGAAGCGTCGCAGATTCCCTATGCCTCGGCGCTCATCGCCTTCACCCGCTTGGCGCAATCCGTGCCTGGTCTCGCGCAGCGCGCCTATGTCGATCTGAACCCGACGAGCAAAGCGCATTGGACCAATCTTCTCTTCGGCAAAAAGCGCGATCCCATATCGATGCAGCCGCTTGCCGATCCAGAAAATTACGCCCGCGCCTTTCTCAATCCGCCCGACAATGCGCAAAATCTTTCGGCACAATTTCTCGCGAGCCTCGCCAACCTGCCGGAGCGGCAGCGCAAGCGCTTCTTCGACGGCGTCTATGTCGACGAGATCGACGGTGCGCTCTGGACCTATGAGATCATCGAATCGGCGCGCTGCGATCCGGACGCCATATCGGAGGAGAAGCGTGCTTCGGTCGTCGTGGCGCTCGATCCTTCCGGCGCGGCGGGACGCGATGATCTCGGCGCTGACGAGATCGGCCTCGTCGTCGCGGCGCGCGGCATTGACGGCGATTGCTATATTTTGGCCGATCTTTCCTGCCGCGAGGCACCGGCCGTCTGGGGCCGTCGCGCTGTCGTCGCTTTTCATGACTATCGCGCCGATTGCATCGTGGCCGAAAGCAATTTCGGCGGCGAGATGGTGCGCGCGACGATCCAGGCGGCCGATCCCAATGTGCCGGTGCGGCTCGTCGCCGCGAGCCGGGGCAAGGCGGTGCGCGCCGAGCCCATTTCGGTGCGCTATGCGCAGCGCCAGGTGCATCACGCCGGCCGCTTCGGCAAGCTCGAAGATCAGCTCTGCGCCTTTACGTCGGCAGGCTATGGCGGCAGCGGCAGTCCCGATCATGCCGACGCGGCGATCTGGGCTTTGACCTATCTCTTCGATCTCGCCGACGGCAGCGGCATCATCGAATTCTATCGGCGTGAAGTCGATGGGATCAATGGACGTTGAATTCGGTAAACACGCAGTCGATACCGAATATTGTGTCGCTTTGCTCGATGAAAGATCGATGTCTACCTGGAACAATGCCTATATTTTTGAGAGCATCGTCCACACAATCAAAGCGACGTTTCCAGATAGATGCGGCTCTATTCCCCTGACCGACGCCGCAGTCCGGTAAGCCAATTAGAGTGCATGAGGCATTCAGGTCTATGTTTCGCATAGTTCGCATTCTTTCATCTAGACAGATCAGAAAAGAATTCTTCGAATCAATATTTTCGTCCTCATGTGGCCTGATTTGCAACTGGCAACGATAAATACCCCCAATTTCAGAAGCGAACGCGACCCTCTCCCAGAGGGAGAGGGTGCCGCCGGCGGCGGCGGGTGAGGGGTTACGGCGTCGCAGAAGTGAGTCCAAATTTCGAAGCTGCTGAAGCCAGCTCTTACTAATTTCCAACAACGGACCCCCCTCACCCGGCTTGCTCCGCAAGCCACCCTCTCCCTCCGGGAGAGGGTTTGCCAACGATCGATCTCTTTCTCCAAGGAATCATCCCAATGGCCGAGCGCGGTGCGGGGCAGCGAAGCTGGCCCTTGAGTCCCTATGACCTCAACGTCACCTATGGCAAGCCGGGAGACGCCGGCCTCGGCCCGGATTGGTTTGGACCGCTTGAACCGATCACTCCATTGGCGCCACCCGAAGTCGCGGGCCGACAATGGGATTATCTTTCCGGCTATAATCTTTCGACGGTTGCGCGCGGCTATGCGCCGATCTCGTTTGCGACCTTGCGCGGCCTCGCCGACGGTTATGATCTTTTGCGCCTCGTCATCGAGACCCGCAAGGATCAGGTCGCGCGCCTTTCCTGGACAATTTCCGCG
The window above is part of the Methylovirgula sp. HY1 genome. Proteins encoded here:
- a CDS encoding phage terminase large subunit; this translates as MVRFSAGQELARRLLEGPQRYTCLAGGTRSGKTFLIVHAIVARALIAPESRHAILRFHANAARASIALDTLPNVMRLCFPRTKLKEHRQDGFFELPNKARIWVGGLDDKERVEKILGLEYVSIFLNEASQIPYASALIAFTRLAQSVPGLAQRAYVDLNPTSKAHWTNLLFGKKRDPISMQPLADPENYARAFLNPPDNAQNLSAQFLASLANLPERQRKRFFDGVYVDEIDGALWTYEIIESARCDPDAISEEKRASVVVALDPSGAAGRDDLGADEIGLVVAARGIDGDCYILADLSCREAPAVWGRRAVVAFHDYRADCIVAESNFGGEMVRATIQAADPNVPVRLVAASRGKAVRAEPISVRYAQRQVHHAGRFGKLEDQLCAFTSAGYGGSGSPDHADAAIWALTYLFDLADGSGIIEFYRREVDGINGR
- a CDS encoding helix-turn-helix domain-containing protein, with the protein product MTSMLSIQQPNVSAIHSGTRVVPQIGIDTELLAGHPQTVGVQFTYRAEEEIYGEAEPAEFSYKVVSGAVRSYKLLADGRRQIGAFHLPGDLFGLEAADAHQLTAEAVVETKVVLLKRRSLDALAAQNVQVAYKLWTAAAENLRCAEQRMLLLGRKTAQERVASFLVEMDDRCGAKGMIDLPMSRRDVADYLGLTLETVSRAISQMRSTGMLRLASARHVELNRAKLLHAMDA
- a CDS encoding Na+/H+ antiporter, with protein sequence MFQTTETLVFLLFVIAAVSAIAQRLKVPPAILLVLTGVIFALMPRLPAVQLAPEVVLLLVLPPVIYAAAVAMSWREFRVSLRPISLLAVGCVVFTTVAAAAATHWLLGLPWAVGFTLGAIISPPDAVAALSILRRMQLPRRLIVILEGEGLANDATALILYRFAVVAVSVGSFSFGHAVGTFAAIVVGEILWGIGVGWTMLRLRHWADGPRTEILLSILTPFLAYWPPEYFGGSGVLATVATGLYFSGNGLRLISAATRLQGIFFWDFFIYVIEGLVFLITGLQARSLIAGISQYPISDLVTSAVVVSGVVILSRFVWMFPIAYLPRGIMRLFWHKHQEPSWQGSFVVAFAGIRGIVSLAAALAIPLVTADGTPFPDRDLILFLTFVVILVTLVGQGLLLPWVIRMLGLAHAGRRERHADKVEEIHARHQAIEAVLRRLDQLTAERQLSQDVVTPLRNRHRDRLRHADDRDGDSRQSQRVATTEEIEFLLIAAERDSINELYRTGQLKDEARRRIERELDLRDAQLANLRAQD
- a CDS encoding sensor histidine kinase; protein product: MSDDRSAAGAAAEAHLRAAIAAGSCATFEYDIDARIIQWVDAAGWISGEPQFICWDAAAFTKMLEPADHLQMRHAVRRALRTGRLDVRFHIRQADGRMRCLRARGQLLRHQLGRRAVLIGIILDIAEEKQIEAQLRAREEHLRLILETVPDAMVIIDELGTIQSFSQAAERLFGWRAEEVVGINVRVLMPEPDQSRHDGYLQRYQRTGERRIIGLGRVVTGQRKDGSTFPMHLSVGEMPGVGRRSFTGFVRDLTERQENMAKLQELQAELVHVSRLLAMGEMASSLAHELNQPLTAIANYMKGCRRLLQNIDHPQRMTIQDALDKAADQAVRAGQIIRRLRDFAARGETEKKIERIVKVVEEASALALVGARELGVRVRQDVAPGVDLVLVDRVQIQQVLVNLFRNALEAMEATEHRELLVALAPAADMMVEIAVADTGHGIKPEILPRLFEPFTTSKDNGMGVGLSICRTIVEAHGGKMWVEPNPVGGTVFRFTLMAAKEERDDDNG
- a CDS encoding response regulator transcription factor; the encoded protein is MQKPIQSTIIIVDDDAQVLRSLCFLLETEGYYVLTFGSAVELLNRPHLPENACLVVDYRMPVMNGLDLLTHVRAKFPYVPALLITGHPDATIEPRAADLGIKVVHKPHLDDGLLQAIRDTLAGSVG
- a CDS encoding ABC transporter permease, which encodes MHTLSNIYWLGTKEIRSFFHDFVLLGLVIYAFSLAIFAQAQSNAQEVHNASVAVLDEDHSVLSQRMIGALLPPYFKKPQPITDRDIDYAMDTGRYTFVIVIPPHFERDVLAGHLEEDQTLWASVQVNVDATAMVQAGLGSGYIQQILTTEVQNFVSHNEGDLLSRSQNIPMSPVTLAVRILFNPNADSSWFMSVMGIVNNVTMLAIILAGAAVVREREHGTMDHLLVMPVTPFEIAMAKIWANGLIITVTVGLSLILVVRGLLHIPIIGSVPLFVAGTALYLFFATAVGIYLATIARTMPQLGLLYMLVAMPLNMLSGSMTPLESMPMWLRTIMQMSPSTYFVSYAQAILFRGAGFAIVWPKFLAVGLIGSLFLFLALRRFRKVAAQTLG
- the fixJ gene encoding response regulator FixJ, giving the protein MADATVHVIDDDAALRDSLAFLLGSAGLLVRSFESAQAFLQELASIEAGCVVTDIRMPGIDGLELLRLLQEMGKGLPVIVMTGHGDVPLAVKAMRLGAADFVEKPFEDEVMIDAVRSALTSSMPLPPAGISDEMALRIASLSRRERQVLSGLVEGQTNKEIARQFDLSPRTVEVYRAKLMTKMQANNISELVRFAMRAGVTGG